Proteins encoded together in one Shewanella oneidensis MR-1 window:
- a CDS encoding cell division protein ZapA: MSNSAVEITLLGRTYSIACPKGQEDALRIVAQGVEQQLSTLKNRTNSLSREEIAIMAALNIGHELYQEKQKNKHYMKQMDDRISLLQSTLENALVERSTK, from the coding sequence ATGAGTAACAGTGCAGTTGAAATCACCCTGCTTGGGCGCACCTACTCTATCGCCTGCCCGAAAGGTCAGGAAGATGCCCTACGCATTGTGGCTCAGGGGGTTGAGCAGCAACTCTCCACCCTAAAAAATCGCACTAATAGCTTAAGCCGCGAAGAAATTGCCATTATGGCGGCGCTGAATATTGGCCACGAGTTGTACCAAGAAAAGCAAAAGAATAAGCATTATATGAAACAAATGGATGACCGCATCAGCCTGTTGCAGTCAACCTTGGAAAACGCCTTAGTTGAGCGTTCAA